Proteins encoded by one window of Chryseobacterium sp. POL2:
- a CDS encoding DUF6923 family protein: protein MSQQVDRLYLSLAGTGRVYDITSLTGTVNLPTPLASPIATTAANMSDLAVGYDSPGGNPNNLVFIHSNTLASSSLYKNGNIISPAATLPNVPIGGMGTNNVPGTYFGRVYGFQSNTKTLYPIYPSGSTVAIGPASNDTDWASGTTFGTDTFFDYENNIYMFLNNSAGTARYLYKIAIATGLATKVVQLSGPASTVSGIQGMAYLKGNVYTATIFGSSGGSANSVQINRININTGASTTVATINIGSNEYGNLDLATVPYYIPFTFSCGSAAFQGNAAFSTGYASTKTLRIPITDIYTPGTYTLNVSGTDITTASHQVNVTSTSTYVEVPVTYNGTGVAGNRTVTVRLGNSSTVCQITAVVEPSFGCTSAMYISQSSTLYNINTTTNPFTFPPIGSHTNFINAIGVNPLDGLIYGIVDNTNQLVRINASGVFTVLGAVSGLPVGGGINTGDFDHLGNFFVKQSGVNNIIYRVNLTTMSATSLTISQSINISDFAYRKLDNKLYGVVNADGRLASIDVSTTPATVTILGGASSISPFGAMFASSTGEIFGSVNTGGFYQFNIINGQRTLISSSPASSANDGAHCTNAAIAFTSDLYVTKTNGTTTYAPGTTTTYTVVVGNNGPFGVQDATFSDLVPSGIPAGNVSYTATAAGGATTSITGVNTGSINDVISLPLTGTVTYTITVDIPVSFTGNLTNTARVTSPANSVDPDLSNNTATDTDTQSVCYNTVTNISPGIDSKHGITLQKRTGTANGNWPMMRKSAHTVLESNTQGLVITRVPTSGLAAITSPQEGMMVFDTTVKCLKIYSDSSWKCFSVPACP from the coding sequence ATGTCACAGCAAGTTGACAGGCTTTATTTGTCTTTGGCGGGGACGGGAAGAGTTTATGATATAACAAGTCTTACAGGGACAGTTAATCTTCCAACGCCTTTAGCTTCACCTATTGCAACCACCGCTGCGAATATGAGTGATCTTGCTGTAGGATATGACAGTCCTGGCGGAAATCCCAATAATTTAGTGTTTATACATTCAAACACTTTAGCTAGTAGTTCATTATATAAAAATGGGAATATAATATCTCCGGCAGCCACTCTTCCAAATGTACCTATTGGAGGAATGGGGACTAATAATGTACCGGGGACTTATTTTGGAAGAGTTTATGGTTTTCAATCCAATACAAAAACACTTTATCCCATTTATCCTTCAGGTAGTACTGTAGCAATTGGTCCGGCATCCAATGATACGGATTGGGCTTCTGGTACTACGTTTGGGACAGATACATTTTTCGATTATGAAAATAATATCTATATGTTTCTTAATAACTCAGCAGGAACAGCTAGGTATTTGTACAAAATCGCTATTGCAACAGGATTGGCTACAAAAGTTGTGCAGTTAAGTGGTCCCGCATCGACAGTAAGTGGGATTCAAGGTATGGCTTATTTAAAGGGTAATGTATATACCGCTACTATATTTGGATCTTCTGGAGGCTCCGCAAACTCTGTACAGATTAATAGGATAAATATCAATACAGGAGCTTCTACAACTGTTGCAACCATAAACATAGGCAGTAATGAGTATGGTAATCTTGATTTGGCGACAGTGCCTTATTATATACCATTTACCTTTAGTTGTGGTAGCGCTGCATTTCAAGGAAATGCCGCTTTTTCTACGGGTTATGCATCAACGAAAACTCTTAGAATTCCTATTACAGATATTTATACACCAGGAACTTACACTCTTAATGTTTCGGGAACCGACATTACAACTGCTTCTCATCAGGTAAATGTGACATCAACTTCAACTTATGTTGAAGTTCCTGTAACGTATAACGGAACAGGTGTGGCTGGTAATAGGACAGTTACAGTTCGACTAGGTAATTCTTCTACAGTCTGCCAAATAACCGCAGTAGTAGAGCCTTCTTTTGGCTGTACTTCAGCAATGTATATCTCGCAGAGCTCAACGCTTTACAATATTAATACGACCACCAATCCATTTACTTTTCCGCCAATTGGAAGTCATACGAATTTTATAAATGCAATAGGAGTGAACCCATTAGATGGTCTCATATATGGTATAGTAGACAATACAAATCAACTTGTGAGAATAAATGCTTCTGGGGTGTTCACAGTCTTAGGAGCTGTTTCTGGTTTGCCAGTAGGAGGAGGGATTAATACTGGAGATTTTGATCATTTAGGTAATTTTTTTGTTAAACAATCTGGTGTTAATAATATCATCTACCGAGTAAATCTTACAACAATGTCGGCCACATCCTTAACAATTTCACAGAGTATCAATATTTCTGATTTTGCTTACAGAAAACTAGATAATAAACTTTATGGCGTGGTAAATGCTGATGGTAGGCTTGCTTCAATTGATGTGTCAACCACCCCTGCAACAGTAACAATACTAGGTGGGGCTAGTAGTATTTCTCCATTTGGAGCGATGTTTGCTTCGTCCACAGGAGAAATATTTGGTTCTGTTAATACAGGTGGTTTTTATCAATTTAATATTATAAATGGACAACGGACTTTAATATCATCTTCTCCTGCAAGTAGTGCTAATGATGGTGCGCATTGTACTAATGCTGCGATAGCTTTTACAAGTGATTTGTATGTAACAAAAACGAATGGTACAACTACTTATGCGCCCGGAACCACTACAACCTACACTGTGGTTGTGGGGAATAATGGACCTTTCGGGGTTCAAGATGCTACTTTCTCCGATCTTGTACCTAGCGGAATTCCTGCCGGGAATGTGTCTTATACTGCAACAGCTGCTGGCGGAGCAACAACTTCTATTACGGGAGTTAATACAGGTTCTATAAATGATGTGATAAGCCTTCCTTTAACAGGGACAGTAACTTACACCATAACGGTCGATATTCCTGTTTCTTTTACAGGCAATTTAACGAATACCGCTAGGGTTACTTCACCAGCCAATAGTGTTGATCCTGATCTATCAAATAACACAGCCACAGATACTGATACGCAATCGGTTTGTTATAATACCGTTACAAATATTTCTCCTGGGATAGATTCGAAACACGGCATAACATTACAGAAAAGAACAGGAACTGCGAATGGAAATTGGCCTATGATGCGAAAGTCTGCTCATACAGTTTTAGAATCCAATACGCAAGGACTTGTTATAACGAGAGTGCCAACCAGCGGTTTAGCTGCTATTACTTCCCCACAAGAAGGGATGATGGTTTTTGATACTACAGTAAAATGTTTAAAAATATATTCTGATTCTAGCTGGAAGTGTTTTTCGGTCCCAGCTTGTCCATAA
- the glyA gene encoding serine hydroxymethyltransferase, with the protein MNQDIIFDLIEKERQRQTHGIELIASENFVSDNVMKAMGSVLTNKYAEGYPGKRYYGGCEVVDEVETLAIERAKQLFGIDYANVQPHSGSQANAAIYLAVLKPGDKIMGMDLSMGGHLTHGSAVNFSGIQYDVVSYGVERESGLIDYDQMREVALRERPKMMIAGFSAYSRDLDYAKFREVADEIGATLWADIAHPAGLVAKGLLNNPFDHCHVVTTTTHKTLRGPRGGMIMMGKDFENTYGHKTPKGDIKMMSQVLDAAVFPGIQGGPLEHVIAGKAVAFGEAIDPQFEVYAKQVKANAQALAKAMIGNGFDIVSGGTDNHLMLVDLRNKNVNGKETEKALVKADITCNKNMVPFDDKSPFTTSGIRLGTAAITTRGLKENDMEVIASLISEVVDNIKNEQVLDSVKTKVNALMEGKALFNY; encoded by the coding sequence ATGAATCAGGATATCATCTTCGACCTTATCGAGAAAGAAAGACAAAGACAAACACATGGCATTGAGCTTATTGCATCAGAAAACTTTGTGTCAGATAATGTAATGAAAGCGATGGGAAGCGTGCTTACAAACAAGTATGCGGAAGGCTATCCTGGAAAAAGATATTACGGTGGTTGCGAAGTGGTGGACGAAGTAGAGACTTTAGCTATCGAACGTGCTAAGCAATTGTTCGGGATTGATTATGCCAATGTGCAACCTCACTCTGGTTCGCAAGCCAATGCAGCTATTTATCTAGCAGTTTTGAAGCCCGGCGACAAAATCATGGGTATGGATCTTTCTATGGGAGGACACTTAACGCATGGTTCTGCTGTTAACTTTTCAGGAATTCAGTATGACGTTGTTTCTTACGGCGTAGAAAGAGAGTCCGGACTTATCGATTATGATCAAATGCGTGAGGTAGCGCTTCGCGAAAGACCAAAAATGATGATTGCTGGTTTCTCTGCTTATTCTAGAGATTTGGATTATGCTAAATTCCGTGAAGTAGCTGACGAAATTGGTGCAACCCTTTGGGCGGATATTGCGCATCCAGCAGGATTGGTTGCTAAAGGCTTACTTAATAATCCATTCGATCATTGTCATGTGGTGACGACGACAACACATAAGACGCTTCGTGGACCTCGTGGTGGTATGATTATGATGGGTAAAGATTTTGAAAACACTTACGGACACAAAACGCCAAAAGGTGATATCAAAATGATGAGCCAAGTTTTGGATGCTGCGGTTTTTCCAGGGATTCAAGGTGGTCCTCTAGAGCATGTTATCGCTGGAAAAGCGGTGGCTTTTGGAGAGGCTATCGATCCTCAATTCGAAGTTTATGCTAAACAAGTTAAAGCCAATGCACAGGCTTTAGCAAAAGCAATGATTGGTAATGGTTTCGATATTGTAAGCGGCGGTACAGATAACCACCTTATGCTGGTTGACCTTCGTAACAAAAATGTTAATGGTAAAGAAACCGAAAAAGCTTTAGTAAAAGCAGATATCACGTGTAATAAAAATATGGTGCCTTTCGATGATAAATCACCATTCACAACATCTGGTATTAGGTTAGGGACTGCTGCAATTACAACAAGAGGTCTTAAAGAAAATGATATGGAAGTGATTGCTTCATTAATTTCGGAAGTGGTAGATAATATTAAAAACGAACAGGTTTTAGACTCTGTAAAAACTAAAGTTAATGCGTTAATGGAAGGCAAAGCGCTTTTTAATTATTAA
- a CDS encoding regulatory protein RecX, with amino-acid sequence MEKKSYTFEEIKQKMLNYCVYQDRCHYEVEQKIRDFLLIPEAKDEILLYLIQERYLDEERFVRSYIRGKFYMKHWGRYKIQLNLKQKQISEKLISRCWDEIDDNDYKKTIRSFIEKQQDNIKETNTFKKKNKIIKFLISKGFEYEVILDVMHEEF; translated from the coding sequence ATGGAAAAGAAATCTTATACTTTTGAAGAGATAAAACAGAAAATGTTAAACTACTGCGTTTATCAGGATCGTTGCCATTATGAAGTGGAGCAGAAAATACGAGATTTCTTATTAATCCCTGAGGCTAAAGATGAAATTCTTCTTTATCTCATCCAAGAGCGTTATCTCGATGAAGAACGCTTTGTGCGAAGTTATATCCGAGGGAAATTTTACATGAAACATTGGGGACGCTACAAAATCCAACTCAACCTAAAACAAAAACAAATTTCTGAGAAACTTATCAGTCGTTGTTGGGACGAAATAGATGATAATGATTATAAAAAAACGATTCGAAGTTTTATTGAAAAGCAGCAAGATAACATCAAAGAGACCAACACTTTTAAAAAGAAAAATAAAATCATAAAGTTTTTAATTTCTAAAGGTTTTGAATATGAGGTTATTTTGGACGTGATGCATGAGGAATTTTGA
- a CDS encoding DUF6090 family protein, with protein MAELEVAKSTKKIYETAKSEEHKAGHKIKEIAMEIVIIIFAVSVSIAFHAWNEDRVEQLEVKHFLLGLKVDLNKDIKELSTDMEAYKKQKRFFSYVANIPAGSLASQDSIDANKDYLFNFTGFTGNQGRYQGFKSSGKIGFIEHDELQNAILDLYEEDIPLLVTSTDFYKAQKLKYADYIFDHSVDFPKGNFLKIISSEPIKNRSKIYLSGVDHIINNYQTCITQMQGVITMIDKEYKH; from the coding sequence ATGGCTGAACTAGAAGTAGCAAAATCTACCAAAAAAATTTATGAAACCGCAAAATCCGAGGAGCATAAAGCTGGGCACAAAATAAAGGAAATAGCCATGGAGATTGTGATTATTATTTTCGCAGTTTCTGTCTCAATAGCTTTTCATGCCTGGAATGAGGATCGTGTCGAGCAGCTCGAGGTTAAGCATTTTTTATTAGGTTTGAAGGTCGATCTTAACAAAGACATCAAAGAGTTGTCAACTGATATGGAAGCCTATAAAAAGCAGAAACGTTTCTTTTCGTATGTAGCAAATATTCCCGCTGGTAGTTTGGCTTCCCAAGATTCTATCGATGCTAATAAAGATTATTTATTCAATTTTACAGGTTTTACAGGCAACCAAGGTCGCTATCAGGGTTTTAAATCTTCTGGGAAAATAGGATTTATAGAACACGATGAACTTCAGAACGCAATTCTCGATTTGTATGAAGAAGATATTCCTTTGTTGGTGACTTCTACGGATTTCTACAAAGCGCAAAAGCTTAAATATGCAGATTATATTTTTGATCATTCGGTGGATTTTCCAAAAGGGAATTTTTTAAAAATTATTTCTTCGGAACCTATTAAAAATAGAAGTAAAATTTATCTTTCAGGCGTCGATCATATCATCAATAACTATCAGACTTGTATTACTCAGATGCAAGGTGTTATTACAATGATTGATAAGGAATATAAACATTAG
- a CDS encoding RidA family protein, whose translation MKKIINTNNAPAAIGPYSQANMANGVLYISGQIPVDPATGKLEEGIEKSTHQVMKNLEAILTEAGLGFRHVVKATIFLKNMDDFAVMNDIYASYLDAEAFPARETVQVSCLPKNVDIEISMIAHAD comes from the coding sequence ATGAAAAAGATTATTAATACTAATAATGCTCCTGCCGCAATTGGACCATACTCACAAGCCAATATGGCTAATGGCGTTTTGTATATTTCGGGGCAGATTCCTGTGGATCCTGCAACAGGAAAATTGGAAGAAGGTATCGAAAAAAGTACACATCAAGTCATGAAAAATCTTGAAGCCATTCTAACAGAAGCAGGACTGGGATTTCGTCATGTTGTGAAAGCGACAATATTTTTGAAAAATATGGACGACTTCGCGGTGATGAATGATATCTATGCCTCTTATCTGGATGCTGAGGCTTTTCCTGCTAGAGAAACTGTGCAGGTATCATGCCTTCCGAAAAATGTTGACATCGAAATATCAATGATTGCACACGCCGATTAA
- a CDS encoding putative LPS assembly protein LptD produces MGKSIFKNILLFLIFLIFNNILAQNNEAKTIEIRSKQDTIRKNDSIPAKEQLDDVVKTKADVERNSFSTKQTFLDKNAQVVYQDMQIDADYIRIDWSSSKIYARGGLDEKGRVTTPAVATQGGKTFEYDEVIYNYKTRQAVAFNARTEESEGVIVAEKTKKYNDSVFFMRNGKYTTDEYFVKKKDTIADYYLLAPNIKLIKGKENSQVVTGPIQMYIEQVPTPLVMPFAILPFSDKRSAGILIPSFGERQDVGFFLNGLGYYQPIGEHFDLKILSDLYTKGSWNLRPEVNYLKKYRYNGRFNAEIGTVIRGIKGLDDYSKSSTYKIAWTHQQDSKANPLFTFNAAVDITSQKFYNNLLNNNYIYNNENLKTSQTSRISLQKRFLSLPITINANATYSQNFATGLTDIRLPDVTVAMSQFYLFKPKTGVRTGLLENLTVNTGLSLSNYVQTREEDLFKDKMWQDMKTGLRNNIALATNTSIAKYFTFTLSANVDNVLTTKTLEKRYNILTDRVDNITKNQFAGFSTFSTSASLQTVLYKFLNFKKGSMVEAVRHMVTPSLSFNYTPDFAAKNWGYYKEYFGSRGEMTKYSIFEGGIYGSPGQGLTQSIGFNIANNLEMKVRSKSDSTGVKKIKLFENLNISGNYNFAAEKNKWSVVNISSQSSFFNSKMTLNTTLTLEPYKILYDATGNNGIRTEDFGHFSVQGFNMQLSYSLSDEIFGKKDDYAKLYKKKGEIRNENYYFDDDNYARFDQPWSLSINANYAYTRGLSMFGSKMATVGLNGNIKLTPFWNITGRASYDFVTKEISQTSLGFSRDQRSFTINFNWVPFGFYKVYDFFIGIKANILSDAIKYKDRSFTQPKSSF; encoded by the coding sequence TTGGGCAAAAGCATTTTCAAAAATATACTACTATTTTTAATTTTCCTAATTTTTAACAATATTTTAGCACAGAATAATGAGGCTAAAACTATTGAAATTAGGTCTAAACAAGATACTATTCGCAAGAATGATAGCATTCCTGCCAAGGAACAATTGGATGATGTTGTGAAAACTAAAGCCGATGTCGAGCGTAACTCTTTTTCTACCAAGCAGACCTTTTTGGATAAAAATGCGCAAGTGGTTTATCAAGATATGCAGATTGATGCCGACTATATCCGTATCGACTGGTCGAGTAGCAAAATATATGCGCGTGGTGGATTGGACGAAAAAGGACGCGTTACCACGCCTGCTGTAGCGACGCAAGGTGGCAAGACCTTCGAGTATGACGAGGTAATTTATAATTACAAAACCCGACAGGCTGTAGCTTTCAATGCCAGAACGGAGGAGAGCGAAGGCGTTATCGTTGCCGAGAAAACCAAAAAGTATAATGATTCGGTGTTTTTTATGCGCAATGGAAAATATACGACCGATGAGTATTTTGTCAAGAAAAAAGATACGATAGCGGATTATTACCTTTTGGCGCCTAATATTAAATTGATAAAAGGTAAAGAAAATTCCCAGGTAGTAACAGGGCCTATCCAGATGTATATCGAGCAAGTACCGACACCTTTGGTGATGCCTTTTGCTATTTTACCATTTTCGGATAAGCGTTCTGCTGGAATTTTGATTCCGAGTTTTGGGGAACGTCAGGATGTTGGTTTCTTCCTCAATGGTTTGGGCTATTATCAGCCGATAGGTGAGCATTTTGATCTTAAAATCTTGTCCGATCTTTATACCAAAGGGAGCTGGAATCTGAGGCCTGAAGTTAATTATCTCAAGAAATATAGATATAACGGTCGTTTTAATGCGGAGATTGGGACAGTTATCCGAGGTATAAAAGGTCTTGATGATTATTCTAAATCTTCAACTTATAAAATTGCTTGGACACATCAACAAGACAGCAAGGCTAATCCATTATTCACCTTCAATGCGGCGGTAGATATTACGAGTCAGAAGTTTTATAACAACCTTCTGAATAACAATTATATTTACAATAATGAGAACTTAAAGACGAGCCAAACTTCCAGAATTAGTTTGCAAAAACGGTTTTTAAGTTTGCCAATAACCATCAATGCCAATGCGACTTATTCTCAGAACTTTGCAACGGGACTTACCGATATTCGCTTGCCGGATGTCACGGTGGCAATGAGTCAGTTTTACTTATTTAAACCTAAAACCGGTGTCCGTACAGGCTTACTAGAAAATTTAACGGTAAATACCGGCTTGTCATTAAGTAATTATGTGCAAACCAGAGAAGAGGACTTGTTCAAAGATAAGATGTGGCAAGACATGAAGACGGGACTTCGTAACAATATTGCGTTGGCGACCAATACGAGTATTGCAAAATATTTTACATTCACTTTGAGTGCGAATGTTGACAATGTCTTGACTACCAAAACCCTGGAGAAACGCTACAACATCTTAACAGATCGAGTTGATAATATCACAAAAAATCAGTTTGCTGGATTTTCGACCTTCTCTACATCAGCGAGTTTGCAGACTGTCTTATATAAATTTTTGAACTTTAAAAAAGGTTCCATGGTTGAGGCGGTACGACACATGGTAACACCAAGTCTTAGTTTTAATTATACCCCAGATTTTGCTGCGAAAAATTGGGGTTATTACAAAGAGTATTTTGGTTCCCGAGGAGAGATGACCAAATACTCCATTTTTGAAGGCGGTATTTATGGTTCGCCAGGTCAGGGATTGACCCAAAGTATCGGGTTTAACATCGCCAATAATTTAGAAATGAAAGTTCGTTCTAAATCAGACTCTACTGGGGTGAAAAAAATTAAACTCTTTGAAAATCTTAACATCTCTGGAAACTACAACTTTGCAGCGGAAAAGAATAAATGGTCGGTTGTTAACATCAGCTCGCAATCCTCTTTCTTTAACAGTAAAATGACACTTAACACGACTTTGACTCTGGAGCCGTATAAGATTTTGTATGATGCTACGGGTAATAATGGTATTCGTACAGAGGATTTCGGACATTTTAGCGTACAAGGATTTAATATGCAATTGTCTTACTCGTTGAGTGATGAGATATTTGGGAAGAAAGATGACTATGCCAAACTTTATAAAAAGAAAGGGGAAATCCGAAACGAGAATTATTATTTTGATGATGATAATTATGCCAGATTTGATCAGCCTTGGAGTTTGAGTATTAATGCCAACTATGCGTACACACGAGGATTGTCTATGTTTGGTTCCAAAATGGCAACTGTTGGGCTAAATGGTAATATCAAACTAACGCCTTTTTGGAATATTACAGGAAGGGCTTCTTACGACTTTGTAACCAAAGAAATATCGCAAACCTCTCTTGGGTTTTCTAGGGATCAGCGTAGTTTTACGATTAACTTTAACTGGGTTCCTTTTGGTTTTTATAAGGTCTATGATTTCTTCATCGGTATCAAAGCCAATATCTTAAGTGACGCGATTAAATATAAGGACCGAAGCTTTACACAACCGAAAAGCAGCTTCTAA
- a CDS encoding N-acetylmuramoyl-L-alanine amidase family protein: MNMFTQDFYSKKYICLLLALLPLLGFSQKKFTVILDAGHGGSDIGANRSYSDLGIVREKDVTLGVVLKLGKMLEKNRDFKVIYTRKIDEYPSLTSRTDLANRNKADFFISVHVNSSPGSSITTQGTETFVQGPNQNKANLEVAKAENEVIFLDENDKQNFANYDPRSPESLIALKIQQSKYLEASQWFGGLVEENFVKKDKRYSRGVKQADLHVLRKNAMPSVLIETGFVNNYEDAKYLSSEKGQQEVAESIYNALLDYRKALSGGFAVREPDPVKPAEVPMKNDFRILLMSTPSRYNDNDPALKGLNYILPIKENNVYKYYYAVTNLPSVRDNNLKTAKDAGFRNAMAISFLPNQTLGFGYYTLEVAVSNDKLKSDSPILKTLKDVERTKEKGIFYYTYGKFKTLEDAVTAQKDIENKGIKNSIIQKVLK; encoded by the coding sequence ATTAATATGTTTACTCAAGACTTTTATTCCAAAAAATATATTTGCCTCTTATTGGCATTGCTTCCTTTATTAGGTTTTAGCCAGAAAAAATTCACTGTTATACTAGACGCGGGCCATGGTGGATCCGACATTGGTGCTAACAGAAGTTATAGCGATCTTGGTATTGTTCGAGAAAAAGATGTCACTTTGGGTGTGGTTCTCAAACTTGGGAAAATGCTCGAAAAAAATAGAGATTTCAAAGTAATCTACACTCGAAAGATTGATGAATATCCTTCGTTAACATCCAGAACCGATCTTGCCAATAGAAACAAAGCAGACTTTTTCATCTCTGTACACGTCAACTCCTCGCCAGGAAGCAGCATCACCACGCAAGGCACCGAGACCTTTGTACAAGGGCCTAACCAAAACAAAGCCAATCTGGAAGTGGCTAAAGCGGAAAACGAAGTAATCTTCCTAGACGAAAATGATAAGCAAAACTTCGCCAACTACGATCCGAGATCTCCAGAATCTTTAATTGCTTTAAAAATTCAGCAAAGCAAATATCTTGAAGCCAGCCAATGGTTTGGTGGTTTGGTAGAGGAAAACTTTGTAAAAAAAGACAAACGCTATTCGCGCGGTGTAAAACAAGCCGACTTACACGTCCTTCGTAAAAATGCCATGCCTTCTGTACTTATAGAAACAGGCTTTGTAAACAACTACGAAGACGCCAAATACCTATCATCAGAAAAAGGCCAACAAGAAGTTGCGGAAAGCATTTACAACGCATTGCTAGATTATAGAAAGGCGCTGAGTGGTGGTTTTGCAGTGCGAGAACCAGATCCTGTAAAGCCTGCAGAAGTGCCTATGAAAAATGATTTTAGAATTTTGTTAATGAGCACACCGAGCCGTTATAACGATAATGATCCTGCTCTTAAAGGTCTTAATTATATTTTACCGATTAAAGAAAATAATGTTTACAAATATTATTATGCCGTGACCAATCTGCCTTCGGTGAGAGATAACAATCTTAAAACGGCTAAAGATGCTGGCTTTAGAAATGCAATGGCGATCAGTTTCTTACCAAATCAAACATTAGGATTCGGATACTACACGTTGGAAGTTGCGGTATCTAACGACAAATTAAAAAGCGATTCTCCTATTTTAAAAACCTTGAAAGATGTCGAAAGAACCAAAGAAAAAGGAATTTTCTACTACACTTATGGAAAATTCAAAACCTTGGAAGACGCCGTCACTGCACAAAAAGACATTGAGAATAAAGGTATTAAGAATAGCATCATTCAAAAAGTATTAAAATAA
- the rpsT gene encoding 30S ribosomal protein S20 — MANHKSALKRIRQNEKRKLRNRYYHKTARTAMKVLRNETEKSVATEQLPTVISLLDKLVKKNIIHKNKAANLKSKLTKHVNKLA; from the coding sequence ATGGCAAATCATAAATCAGCTCTGAAGAGAATCAGACAGAACGAAAAAAGAAAATTAAGAAACAGATACTATCACAAGACTGCTAGAACAGCGATGAAAGTATTACGTAATGAAACTGAAAAGTCTGTAGCTACTGAACAATTACCAACAGTAATTTCTTTGTTAGATAAATTGGTTAAGAAAAACATTATCCACAAAAACAAAGCTGCTAACTTAAAAAGCAAATTGACAAAACACGTTAACAAATTAGCGTAA